From the genome of Cryptosporangium minutisporangium, one region includes:
- a CDS encoding endonuclease domain-containing protein yields MGSVGAWWTSLPRGRVVHLDDVDADALTVALDPLPADAPVVVTYRPITTATQAAIVGEVLDALEEAAVALFPAWLPDAEGISGPGGANVPAVRLLASRLAGRTHHFGPFLADLAARALTGTRSAASFPPEIRAAGLVRVLEAAYARADVVLVVEVPDGLPATQQSALVAAVEWLAFRGALGGVWLTGAAFPAVDRIHSQRVRLPAAVEALTGQAPDDVSDRAARTGALALPALAGQPNPNSVAECLLEKVLAGHAWAGGRAWNQTFSFGPLISPIRVDLLWAAERTAVEIDGPEHRRQVQYAADRARDVLLQTAGYAVLRFTNDQVLGDVNAVAHQLELFLTTRRVEGRSEGSSHVE; encoded by the coding sequence GGCGTGGTGGACGTCGTTACCCCGTGGTCGAGTCGTCCACCTCGACGATGTGGACGCTGACGCGCTGACCGTCGCTCTCGATCCGCTTCCGGCCGACGCACCGGTCGTCGTCACCTACCGGCCGATCACCACCGCCACGCAGGCCGCGATCGTCGGCGAAGTTCTCGATGCGCTCGAGGAGGCCGCGGTCGCGCTGTTCCCGGCGTGGCTTCCCGACGCCGAGGGGATTTCCGGGCCGGGAGGCGCCAACGTTCCGGCGGTCCGGCTTCTCGCGTCTCGTCTGGCCGGTCGCACCCATCACTTCGGCCCTTTCCTCGCCGACCTCGCCGCCCGCGCGCTGACCGGCACCCGCTCGGCCGCGTCCTTCCCACCGGAAATCCGCGCCGCCGGCTTGGTCCGCGTCCTCGAAGCCGCCTATGCCCGAGCCGACGTCGTCCTCGTCGTCGAGGTGCCGGACGGCCTACCAGCCACCCAGCAGTCCGCGCTGGTGGCCGCCGTCGAGTGGCTCGCGTTCCGCGGCGCGCTCGGAGGCGTGTGGCTCACCGGCGCCGCGTTCCCGGCCGTCGACCGCATTCACTCGCAGCGCGTTCGGCTTCCGGCCGCCGTGGAGGCACTCACCGGGCAAGCACCCGACGATGTGTCGGACCGCGCCGCGCGGACCGGGGCACTGGCGCTTCCCGCGCTGGCCGGACAGCCCAACCCGAACAGCGTCGCCGAGTGCCTACTGGAGAAGGTGCTGGCCGGCCACGCTTGGGCCGGCGGCCGCGCCTGGAACCAGACGTTCTCCTTCGGCCCACTGATCAGTCCGATCCGCGTCGACCTCCTCTGGGCGGCCGAACGCACCGCGGTGGAGATCGACGGCCCGGAGCACCGGAGGCAGGTCCAGTACGCGGCGGACCGCGCGCGTGACGTCCTCCTCCAGACCGCGGGCTACGCCGTTCTGCGCTTCACCAACGACCAGGTGCTCGGTGACGTCAACGCCGTCGCCCATCAGCTCGAACTCTTCCTCACCACGCGACGCGTCGAGGGACGCTCGGAAGGATCCAGCCATGTCGAATGA